CTATGTATATACGACAAAAGTCGCTTCTCATGTTGGTGGTTATGATGAGTGGACTGCTGATCTGACAACGGCGGTAAATGCGTTTAAAAAAACAGAAATCTGTAAGAAACAATTCAAAGGAAAAGTACCTGTTTCTATCCGTACTGATAATTCCAGAGATCTGGAAATGATTCCGTCAGATCTTTCTGACTTTAATATTTATGGTGGTATTTACCGTTATCTGAACCTGGTTTATACACCAGCACTTTCAATGGATAAACTCTTTGCCAAAGCTGAAACAGATGCGGCAGGGAAATCGGGAAAACTGAGTGTAAAAGCCAGATTCTATAATCCTTTGGCTATAGGTGAAGCTAAAATAGTGCTGAAACTAACTGATCCTGCAGGTAAGCTGGTCTCCAGTACTGAGAAGAAAATCAATGGGTTATCAACTGATACAGAGCTCTGGGATCTTCAGCTAAAGAAACCTGTGTTATGGTCAGCAGATCAGCCATTATTATATACACTGCAATACGAAATCCAGTCGTCTGCGGGAGTGGCCAGAGGAACAGAGAAAGTTGGTTTCCGGAATTTTGAATTTGTAGAAAAGGGACCTTTTATGCTGAACGGGAAACGTTTGCTGCTGAGAGGAACGCATCGCCATGAGGATCATGCAGGTGTAGCTGCAGCCATGACAGAAAATACGATTCGTCAGGAAATGATCATGATGAAAGAAATGGGGGTTAACTTCATTCGTCTGGCACATTATCAGCAGTCGCGTATTGTTTTAAATCTGTGTGATAGCCTGGGTATCCTGGTATGGGAAGAAATTCCATGGTGCCGTGGTGGTCTGGGAGGGCCGGTGTACAAGGAACAGGCGCGCAGGATGCTGACCAATATGATCGAACAGCATTATAATCATGCTTCGGTTATTCTCTGGGGTATGGGAAATGAGAATGACTGGCCGGGAGATTTTCCTGAATTTGATAAAGAAAAAATCAGGGTATTTATGAAAGAACTGAATGACCTTTCTCATCTGCTGGATAATTCACGTTTAACAGCCATCAGGCGATGTGACTTTTGCAGTGACCTGGTTGATGTATATTCCCCTTCAATCTGGGCAGGCTGGTATCGTGGTAATTATACGGACTACAAAAGTGTCAGTGAAGAAGAGTTTAAAAAAGTAAAGCGTTTTATCCATGTGGAGTGGGGAGGAGACAGCCATGCTATGCGTCATTCTGAAAATCCGGATAAGGCCTTGAGTAAAATCAAAACAGGTCTTGGTGCTGATGAACGGGCGGGCGATGCATCTTTGTTTGGTGGAGCAGCAAGAATCTCTAAAGATGGCGACTGGAGTGAATCTTATCTGGTTAATCTGGTTGACTGGCATTTGAAAGAACAGGAAACCATGCCCTGGTTAAGCGGAACTGCTTACTGGCCATTTAAAGATTTTTCTACTCCGGTAAGACCAGATAATCCTGTTCCTTATATGAACCAGAAAGGGGTGGTAGAAAGAGATCTGACCAAAAAAGAAGCTTATTATGTTTTTCAGTCTTACTGGACGGATAAGCCTATGGTGCATATCTACGGACATACCTGGCCGGTCAGATGGGGAGCGGATGGAGAAGAGAAAATGGTAAAAGTATATGCGAATTGCACTGAAGCAGAGTTATTCCTGAATGGCAAAAGTTTTGGCATTAAAAAAAGAAACAGTCAGGACTTTCCGGCTGCGGGATTGCGCTGGAACCTTCCTTTTGTTAAAGGGGAAAATGTGGTTAGCGTGATTGCCAAAAAAGGAAAGGTTACGGTGAAAGATGAAATTAAGTTTAATTATCAGACCGAAAAATGGGCAAAACCTGCAAAACTGACTTTGACA
This portion of the Pedobacter lusitanus genome encodes:
- a CDS encoding glycoside hydrolase family 2 TIM barrel-domain containing protein, with protein sequence MIRYLRVFVVLGSLLGFTPVEAQESIRLNHNWEFLKQDLGGIWEAVRPVGKGNPESVPLWEAVNLPHCVNARDAVDPDVNYYQGPSWYRTTIDIANPYQNGRTLLHFEGAGQKTEVYVYTTKVASHVGGYDEWTADLTTAVNAFKKTEICKKQFKGKVPVSIRTDNSRDLEMIPSDLSDFNIYGGIYRYLNLVYTPALSMDKLFAKAETDAAGKSGKLSVKARFYNPLAIGEAKIVLKLTDPAGKLVSSTEKKINGLSTDTELWDLQLKKPVLWSADQPLLYTLQYEIQSSAGVARGTEKVGFRNFEFVEKGPFMLNGKRLLLRGTHRHEDHAGVAAAMTENTIRQEMIMMKEMGVNFIRLAHYQQSRIVLNLCDSLGILVWEEIPWCRGGLGGPVYKEQARRMLTNMIEQHYNHASVILWGMGNENDWPGDFPEFDKEKIRVFMKELNDLSHLLDNSRLTAIRRCDFCSDLVDVYSPSIWAGWYRGNYTDYKSVSEEEFKKVKRFIHVEWGGDSHAMRHSENPDKALSKIKTGLGADERAGDASLFGGAARISKDGDWSESYLVNLVDWHLKEQETMPWLSGTAYWPFKDFSTPVRPDNPVPYMNQKGVVERDLTKKEAYYVFQSYWTDKPMVHIYGHTWPVRWGADGEEKMVKVYANCTEAELFLNGKSFGIKKRNSQDFPAAGLRWNLPFVKGENVVSVIAKKGKVTVKDEIKFNYQTEKWAKPAKLTLTKIDQQDDIATVEVRLYDDKNILCPDAMNWINFSLAGEGKLLDNLGTSSGSRKVQAYNGRAIIKVKLNKGKSMVAVQSEGLATAFVNL